TTGACTTGCTTGGAGAGCTCAATGTAGCACTTCTGGACGGAGGTGCATTCTTTAGGAAGAGTGGCGGATTGGAAGAAGGGAATGATGTCTTCTTGCCAGAAGATGCCTTTATACTCCTTTTTGAGGTTCACAAATGGATTGCTTGCTTTGCTGTGCCAAATGTATGGGAGACCAGTCTTCACACCTAATCCCAAATGGTCACAGATAACCTGTTTATTCAACAATGTAACACACATGAGTTTCAGATCATGAAAAGGAAAATAGTTTCTTTCATTCAACTAGCAAAGTATATATTCTATTAATCAATTTAGAAGTATGTGACATGTGAGACATTAGATCTTTAGCACTTTCGTAGTGCTATGATGAATCTAATGTCTCATTGAATCAACAGCTATGTCTGTTAACAGttgatgataataaaaaaaggtTCCATGACTCTTTTGATTCAAGGTGTTGTTAACAGAATCAGACCATATGATTAAACATACCTTCATGCACCAGCCAGCCCACATATCATCGTATCGTCCAATAGGCTGACCATCACCCATGAGTCCGAAGTACATAGCAGGTCCGATCAGCTCACGGTCAAATGCCAAATTCATACCGCACATGGGAAACAATGTTCCTTTCGGAATGGTCAGAACAGCATCAACATACCTAAAACATATGCACTATTAATTCAGCAATTGAAACAGGGCTATGAATTTCAAAGTGCCTTAAAAACTACATATTGGTATTGGCTTCAAATTAGACAACAGATTTACATACCTGGTGTTCCTCTCATGAGGCTTGACAAGCTGTGTTGGAGCATCATAGTCCGGAATGTTGAGCCAAAGTCCATGGGAAACAGCAGTGGGGACACCCTCACGAAGACTAAAAGGATATCCACGGACGAAATCAGTGCCTTCTCTGTAAGGATCATAGAGGGTGTTGAAGAAATGTGGAGTGGATGGAGACAGAAGATTCTTAATGTGCTGCTCAAGTGCATTGATATCCTTGCCAGATGGATCTTTAGCAACCTGCAACATTTATATTAACATATAAATAATTGACCAGATCCCACaacatttaaattaaaatataaataatagaaCAAACAAGTTGTTATCAAAGAAATCTGTTAATCTACCAAACAAATCTCATTTAAAGTGGATTTGTAAGTACTAACAAGTTAATTCAAGATTTTGAGTGTCAAGTCAACAAATCTTCAAAATTAGACACTATACATCCCAATATCAAACTCATATCAAATaaaatcaattcaattcaaaccCTAAACATTGGTCATTTCACGCATACTCAAAATAGACAATGAGAGGGATCAAAAGAGTTAAGTTTCACCGAATCTAACTAAACAGAACAAGCTCCAGCTAAAATTCTATAACAAATCAAATAATTGAACAGAAATAGCGGCAATCTCAAGTAATCAAACAAGATCAACCTCATAGTAAGCTAGATCTAGCACAATCTCTATAAAGCATGCACGCTAACCCCATAAAGAACCAAATTCTACCATGTAAGTGACCTCAAAAGCAAAAGCAAACTCCACACATTTGAAAATCACGCCCAAATCCAAAATCAACCAGCaaaaaaagacataaaaatcaaaattttaccAAACCTTTAAGCAGGTCAATTCGAAACCACAAACACATTGAATTCAGCAAAAAGAACAGAAgaattgagagagagagagagagagagaggttcatACGAAGCAATCATCATCGATGGTGTAGATATACTTCTTCTTGGAAACCATGTAGCCAAAGCATCTGCAAGCAGAGTCCTTGAAAGAGATGCAAGAAGCCTTAGGTCCCAAGATCCTGTTGATATCGTTGCGGTTATAGAGTTCGTAGTCGAAACCCTCGGGGACCTTGATGGTCTTGGAAGGGTCACCGTCCTGAACGATGATGAGATGATACTGCTCGAAGAACGGCCTCCACATCTCCAAGAAATCCAGGTTTCGGATAGTTGGAATCACGATATCTAGCTCGTCCTTCAGCAAAGGCACGGGCTTCACTGACGATGGAGAAGGTGCTGCTGCCATTGTTGCTGCTGCTCAGATACAAcacaagaaagaagaaagagtaTTGATGGGTATTCAACGTGAAATGTGGGTGCGTCTGCGCTCTCTCATATATAGATAGTATAGTGTTGAAAACTTAGAAATTGAAAAGAATAAGTAGAGACTATAGAGGGGAGAATAATATTAATGACTATTGACTAGTGAGTAATTAGAGTTATTATTATGCCAACTATTTATACTTCAAATAGCAGAATCTTCTCTTTTTTAAATAGAAGTTTCAAATTCAACTAtcacttttaatttaaaaaaaaatagttattattacaattcaaaaaataaatttttaaataaatattttaaatattttatttattcatataaataatttagacaTGATTTATATTATTGTGtactattatttatttagtttacattataaacaaaataattataattatattttatttacacaataaacatataagataaaatatatttaaaaaaattatcataaatataaataatttttatagaataattttatattttttatcatttatacaaatactaaataatggtatacaataataataataataataataataataataataataataataataataataagggataagtacttttttcgtccCCAAGGTCTggggtcaaaatcaaaatcgtccccggcctttttttgttattaaaatcatcctcaacgttTAAAAACgctttaaaatcgtccttttctatttttttggaCCAAATtaccctcatcatcatcattctcctcTTCAccttcaccaccaccaccaccaccaccaccaccaccaccacaaacATAAACACAAACACAAACACAAACAGATTTTAACTCCCACCCCCACcccctcacccctcaccctccACCCCTCACCGCCTCCCCCCACCCCTCACCCACTCACCTCACCCCCACCCTCACTGTAACCCCCTCACCTCACCCTCCCCCTCACTGCCCCCACCCTCACCTCCACCCCCACCCTCCTCACCGTAACTCCTCCTCCCACCCCTCACCCCACTCCCTCACCGTAACTCCTCTCCCACCCCTCACCCCACTcggccatcatcatcatcatcatcaacagatttcatcaacaacaacaaatttcataaaaaattcagaaattcaaatttcagccataacaaaatcaacaacaacaaatttcatcaaaaatctagttacagaagaagaagaaaaagaataagaagaagcaGAAGGCGGGGGGCTGGCCGCAGAGGCGGGGGGCTGGACGCGGGGCGGCGGCGGCGGGCTGGACGCAGGGGCGGCGGGGGCTGGACATAGGGGCGGCGGGGGCTGTGCGCAGGGGCGGCGGGGGCTGTGCGCGGGGCGGCGGGGGCTGGACGCGCGGCGACGACGAGTTGGGAGTGACGGAGTGATGGAGTGAGGGTTTGTTGGTGGGTGTAGGAGGAAGGAAAATTTTTGGGGGGGAGGGGGACGAAGAAATTGGgttggggggggggggagggaGAGAGACGAAGAAATGGGTGGGTGGGGGGTAGGGAGAAATGGGTGGGTGAGAGGTAGGGAGAAATGGGTgggtttttttttaatattatttttttttattaatagttaAGGGTAATTTGGTCCAAAGAAATAGAAAAGGACGGTTTTAAAGCGTTTTTAaacgttgaggatgattttaataacaaaaaaaggccggagacgattttgattttgaccccAGACCTTGGGGACGAAAAAGTACTTAtccctaataataataataataataataataataataataataataataataataataataataataataataataataataataataataataataataataatacttttaatgTCTTATATGCATTACAAAATTTATCCTGTCTATAATAATTcagttaatatatattttgttcaATGATTAttgtattctattttcttttgtaatTTGTAATCATAATGAGAAGGTATATTATTTGagattttgaataaaataaattttaaaaatatttaatattattaaaaatatttttttaaatagttgtACACTCCCAAAATACTGATGTGtaaccaaaaagaaaataaagagtattaaaataaaatcataccTAAATGCATTaggaaataaaatcttaaaataattatctaaaataaactaataatgaAATTAACTATTTATCCTTAAGGTGAGTATGTAGTTAATTATAATACttctgaaattaaaaaaaatatattagttaatgatataataatttatttttcttatttaataacaaataattatgtataattatagtataatttatatccaatgtaattaataataaattagaatattatatttttttaataatataatcaaatacatttctattattaattaattttaaatattattacatacattctaattttaataatatataaatattttttctgaTCATATATATACACGCTTCTTCCATAAAGTATAATGTTTaacattaacaaaaaaattattaattaataatataataaagagCATCAAAATAAAACTATTAATCATACCTTATATATCAGAAACAAAATCCCGGAATAACTATCCTAAACAAACTAATCAGAATTTTAACAATATaacatattattttattctcaaaatttaatttaaaaattatttttaatagacTAACGTATTTATCCTTTAATTAGAATTCATCCATTTAATTATaacacttttaaaattaaaaaataaattattagttaataatatactaataatttgattctctaatttaataatatataaatacgATCTTTTTCATAACAATATATTAATATCTACGTtcattaaataatattagttattaatattatataatatattattatacgTTAAATATGATGTAGAacaagtcaccaaaaaaaaattgatgtagAACAcgtatttaaaaatattttttacttatatACGTTTATTATTATAGACAAAtaaagattattattattttaaataatttaatttttaattattaataaattaaaaatacatcCGAATTATATGATATATTATCATATTAgtagtatttttaataaattatttgaatatattattgataaaataaatttataaatactaaaaaataaaaataaaaactaatacaTTATATATTccatatctaaattaaataaacttaactaataaagtaaaattaacttttaatttattttaaaacaaaactaATCAAATCCTAATATTAGAGTcaagttatttaaataatatgatCAATTTGGCAAGACAGAAATATGGGTAATTTTTAGGGAGTTTTTGGATCTCCTGAGTCAATTGCATACAAGGCTCGCAGGTGCATGGTGGATTTTGAATATACAACTTAGAATCGAGTGTGTTGCGTCCAGGAATTAAAACCTTTGTCTTGGTCTCTGCCAGAACCTGTTGCTTGGAAGTTGAATTGTGATGGGAGTGTGAATACAATTCTATATCAAGTTGAATCGTTGAAGTGCTGGTTTagacttatgtattttcaatggtggagtttctacacaccataaattaagggtgtggagctctgctatgcctcaagttttaatacaattactactcttttcctataaatttcatttattcctattctaagatattcgttgcacttcaacttgatgaatgtgatgatccgtgacactcatcatcattctcacctatgaacgcgcgtgactgacaaccacttccgttctaccttagaccgggcgcatatctcttggattccttaatcagaatcttcatggtataagctagaattgatggcggcattcatgggaatccagaaagtctaacattgtctgtggtattccgagtaggatttcgggattgaatgactgtgacgagcttcaaactcctgaaggctgggcgttagtgacagacgcaaaagaatcaagggattctattccaacctgattgagaaccgacagatgattagccgtgctgtgacagagcatttggacctttttcactgagaggatgggatgtagccattgacaacggtgatgccctacatacagcttgccatggaaacgagtaagaaggattgaaggaagaagtaggaaagtagaaaaagaaagggcacagtatctccatacgcttatctgaaattcccactattaatttacataagtatttctttccctttattttatctatcttttaaatatctaatccaattacatttgaatccgcctgactgggatttacaagatgaccatagcttgcttcataccaacaatctctgtgggatcgacccttactcacgtaaggtattacttggatgacccagtacacttgctggttaagttgaacggagttgtgtccacacatagcaaagagccattataattattccatacaacaacaaagaatacaacattgataaatcacaatttcgtccaccagtctccttctatgataactccagctgagtaacatagatggcaaataagatgagaaaaagctagccttgccaaagtagaggacttatcggctattttgtagaattcatgggagatgacttcatgaacttctacttcctctccaatcatgatgctatgaatcatgatggcccgatccacagtaacttcaaatcggttgctagtggggatgatggaacgttgaatgaactccaaccatcctctagccacaggcttgaggtccagttttcttagttgaaccggcttgccttcggagtctcttttccattgagctccttccacacatatgtccataaggacttggtccaacctttgattaaagttgacccttctagtgtaggggcgtgcatctccttgtatcatgggtaagttgaatgccaacctcacatttttcggactaaaatctaagtatttcccccgaaccattgtaagataattctttggattcgggttcacacgttgatcatggttcctagtgatctatgcattggcatagaactcttgaaccattaaaattccgacttgttgaatggggttggttagaactttccaacctcttctttggatctcatgtcggatctccggatactcatttttcttgagcttgaaagggacctcaaggttcaccttcttcttggccacaacatcatagaagtggtcttgatgggctttggagatgaatctttccatctcccatgactcggaggtggaagcttttttccctttcccttttctagaggattctcc
The genomic region above belongs to Arachis stenosperma cultivar V10309 chromosome 5, arast.V10309.gnm1.PFL2, whole genome shotgun sequence and contains:
- the LOC130981995 gene encoding probable UDP-arabinopyranose mutase 1, with translation MAAAPSPSSVKPVPLLKDELDIVIPTIRNLDFLEMWRPFFEQYHLIIVQDGDPSKTIKVPEGFDYELYNRNDINRILGPKASCISFKDSACRCFGYMVSKKKYIYTIDDDCFVAKDPSGKDINALEQHIKNLLSPSTPHFFNTLYDPYREGTDFVRGYPFSLREGVPTAVSHGLWLNIPDYDAPTQLVKPHERNTRYVDAVLTIPKGTLFPMCGMNLAFDRELIGPAMYFGLMGDGQPIGRYDDMWAGWCMKVICDHLGLGVKTGLPYIWHSKASNPFVNLKKEYKGIFWQEDIIPFFQSATLPKECTSVQKCYIELSKQVKEKLGPIDPYFVKLADAMVTWIEAWDELNSPSDTNSSKKANGAPLPAAAK